CCGCGCACCATTGCCAGGGCCTTCGACCGCGCCGTCGCCGCGCTCGGCTATACCGATTATGTCGCGCAGGGCGGGGACTGGGGATCGTCGGTCTCGGGCTGGCTCGGCTATGAGGGCGCGGGCTGCTCGGCCATCCACATCAACTTCGCCTTCGGCTGGACCAATCCGGATGCGCAGCCCGAAACCCCCGGAGAGATCGCCGCGATGCAGTCGCTCGGCGAGGTGTGGCGCACCGAGGGCGGCTATATGGTGGTGCAGTCGACCAAGCCGGTCTCGCTGTCCTACGCGATGGCGGACAGTCCGCTGGGCGTGGCGGCGTGGATCCTCGAGAAGTTCCACGGCTGGTCGCAACTGCCCGATGGCGACCTCTGGGCAGTCCATTCGCGCGAACGCATCCTCGACAACATCATGGTCTATCTGGTGACGGACACGTTCGGCACCGCATCCTGGCTTTATCGCGGCGTGCTCGACGAACCGGTGCCGGCGGGTGCGCGCGTGGAAAAACCGGTGTCGGTCGCGAACTTTCCGGGTGAAGGCGCGCTGTTCCCGCGGTCCTGGGTCGAGAAGAGCTACAACGTCGTGCGCTGGACCGAATTGCCGCGCGGCGGCCATTTCGCGGCGATGGAGCAGCCGGGGCTGTTCGTGGAGGATCTGCGGGGGTTCGTGCGAACGCTGCGCTGAACGCCGAACGCGCCGCCTGCTTCTCTCCCTTCCGCTCCCGCACGGCTCCGCCTAGAAGCCGGGCGATGCAAACGACGATGCGGGCGACATGGGCGGAATGACGGCGGAAGTGGCGGCGGTAATCGGTGCCGTCCTGGCCCTGTGGCTTGGGCTCGCGGGCTGGGCGATGTTCAGCGGCATGCGGATGCGCGCGCGGGCACGCGCCGCGGCGTCGCAGGCGGATCGGCTGAAGCTGTTGCTCGACAGCGCGCCGGCGCTGCCGCTGGTGGTGCGTGCCGATGGCCGCGTCGAGGCGCCCGAGCGGCTCGCCGACTGGCTCGGGCTGCCGCGCCTGCCCAGCTTCATCGGCGATATTGCCGGCGACGAGGTCGGCCTCAGCGCCGACGATGCGGCGCTGCTCGTCAAGGATATCTCCACGGCCCAGCGATCGGCGGGCAGCTTCGTGCGCACCGTGCGCGCGCAGGGCTCGACGCGCACCCTGATGATCCGCGGCGCCGCGGCGGGTGCCGGGCTGTCGGCTGCCGGCGGCGTGATATTGTGGTTCTTCGACGCCACCGAGAGCGAGACCGAGATCGGCCGGCTGGGGCGCGAGGCGGCGCGGCTGGCAAGCGCGTTCGACGCCTTGTCAGCGCTGATCGACACCGCGCCGATGCCGATGTGGCACCGTGGCGAGGGGCTGG
The window above is part of the Sphingomonas sanxanigenens DSM 19645 = NX02 genome. Proteins encoded here:
- a CDS encoding epoxide hydrolase family protein → MTVRPFRIDMPQQRLDWITRRIDEAAWPDEAAGDPWAYGTSPAALRDLVSYWRDHYDWRAREAAINRFDQVLVDVEVDGERYSVHLIHAVGKGPAPKTVVVSHGWPGSFVEFLDIIGPLTDPAAYGGDPADAMTVLVPSLLGYGFSSKPSRPIGPRTIARAFDRAVAALGYTDYVAQGGDWGSSVSGWLGYEGAGCSAIHINFAFGWTNPDAQPETPGEIAAMQSLGEVWRTEGGYMVVQSTKPVSLSYAMADSPLGVAAWILEKFHGWSQLPDGDLWAVHSRERILDNIMVYLVTDTFGTASWLYRGVLDEPVPAGARVEKPVSVANFPGEGALFPRSWVEKSYNVVRWTELPRGGHFAAMEQPGLFVEDLRGFVRTLR